A stretch of Lactuca sativa cultivar Salinas chromosome 6, Lsat_Salinas_v11, whole genome shotgun sequence DNA encodes these proteins:
- the LOC128126863 gene encoding uncharacterized protein LOC128126863, translating to MVPKKRPNKKNNNSSKDPTPPPPPQFNPAMFQAAVTAAVTVALSQINPGGFGGSGIVHATTTPAAATAAQAPTSGYTGTLPWCSNCSYHQRIPGPCREMLYNNCGKKGHTAQSCRTPAQPTNQASGAGVGQDYYGCGEVGHYKRNCPKVATTGNTGRVLAMGQ from the exons ATGGTGCCAAAGAAAAGACCCAACAAAAAGAACAACAATTCCTCGAAGGATCcaacgccaccaccacctcctcaattcAATCCCGCTATGTTCCAAGCAGCCGTTACTGCTGCTGTGACTGTTGCTTTGTCACAGataaatcctggtggttttgGTGGTTCCGGGATTG tccacgctACCACTACTCCTGCCGCTGCTACtgcagctcaagcacctaccagtggATATACTGGTACCCTCCCTTGGTGCAGCAATTGCAGTTATCATCAACGTATTCCTGGCCCATGTCGTGAAATGCTCtacaacaactgtggcaagaagggtcacACTGCTCAAAGTTGCAGAAcaccagcccaaccaaccaatcaggcctctggagcaggtgttggtcaGGACTATTATGGCTGTGGCGAGGTCgggcactacaagagaaactgccccaaggtagcaacaactggcaacactggGAGAGTTCTAGCGATGGGGCAATAG